One genomic region from Pseudoduganella dura encodes:
- a CDS encoding DNA-3-methyladenine glycosylase, translating into MTTYLAGIDFNAPSHEVARLLIGVTVLVDGVGGRIVETEAYDREDPASHTYNGPTIRNAAMFGPSAHAYVYRSYGIHWCLNFVCREEGHGAGVLIRAIEPLHGLETMAARRKLDDPRLLTSGPGRVCQALGITREHNGKPLALPPFQLLPRDAVAPDLPVAAGPRIGISKAMDTPWRFGVARSPYLSKPFR; encoded by the coding sequence ATGACTACTTATCTGGCAGGAATCGACTTCAATGCGCCATCGCACGAGGTGGCCCGGCTGCTGATCGGTGTCACGGTGCTGGTCGACGGAGTCGGCGGCCGCATCGTGGAAACCGAGGCCTACGACCGCGAGGACCCCGCCTCGCACACCTACAACGGCCCCACCATCCGCAACGCCGCGATGTTCGGCCCGTCCGCCCATGCCTATGTGTACCGCTCGTACGGCATCCACTGGTGCCTGAACTTCGTGTGCCGGGAAGAGGGCCATGGCGCCGGCGTGCTGATCCGTGCGATCGAACCGCTGCACGGCCTGGAAACGATGGCGGCGCGGCGCAAGCTCGACGATCCGCGCCTGCTCACCTCCGGTCCGGGGCGCGTGTGCCAGGCGCTGGGCATCACGCGCGAGCACAACGGCAAGCCGCTGGCGCTGCCGCCGTTCCAGTTGCTGCCGCGCGATGCCGTGGCGCCGGACCTGCCGGTGGCGGCCGGCCCCCGCATCGGTATCTCGAAGGCGATGGACACGCCGTGGCGCTTCGGCGTGGCCCGCTCGCCTTACCTGAGCAAGCCGTTCCGCTAG
- a CDS encoding MFS transporter: protein MVLAPAPSPAFFSQGRQHVPGRLSGMAVLCLVFLPYALGHYLSCLLRTVNAVLAPQLVGAAALTPGDLGLLTSAYFLAFAVAQLPVGIALDRYGPRRVQFPMLLLAALGTVGFAVGSGFTQMLCARLVMGLGLAGCFMGAVKAISTWVAPARLPSVQGYLIAAGGLGAATSTLPVQVFLKHVDWRWLFVVLALCCVVAAVLVLILAPTPQAAPNKKSDGAGLGNVLKHPVFRETAGLVLVPHMVFFGIQGLWIGRWLTDVGRFSEQGVAWLLYLGMGAVIVGAIAVGKVTEWAARRGIDAITVACLGVLLFVVVQWAFVMGWQPGMPVLAVLFTLVGTITGIEYTIVAQAMPPALTGRASTCLNLLIFTGAFAVQAGFGLVVSLWQPDAAQHYPAAAYQAAFFVLVLLQLPGIGWFVWRRRRPLAANTVESLI from the coding sequence ATGGTGCTCGCGCCCGCGCCGTCCCCGGCGTTTTTCAGCCAGGGGCGGCAGCACGTGCCGGGCCGGCTGTCCGGCATGGCGGTATTGTGCCTGGTGTTCCTGCCGTACGCGCTGGGGCATTACCTGTCATGCCTGCTGCGCACGGTGAACGCGGTGCTCGCGCCGCAGCTGGTCGGTGCGGCGGCGCTGACGCCGGGAGACCTGGGCCTGCTCACCAGTGCCTACTTCCTGGCGTTCGCGGTGGCCCAGCTGCCGGTCGGCATCGCGCTGGACCGCTACGGCCCGCGCCGCGTGCAATTCCCGATGCTGCTGCTGGCGGCGCTGGGCACGGTGGGGTTCGCGGTCGGCAGCGGCTTCACGCAAATGCTGTGCGCGCGCCTTGTGATGGGGCTGGGCCTGGCCGGCTGCTTCATGGGCGCCGTGAAGGCCATCTCCACGTGGGTCGCTCCGGCGCGGCTGCCATCGGTGCAGGGGTACCTGATCGCCGCCGGCGGGCTGGGCGCCGCGACATCCACCTTGCCGGTGCAGGTGTTCCTGAAACATGTCGACTGGCGCTGGCTGTTCGTCGTGCTGGCGCTGTGCTGCGTGGTCGCGGCGGTGCTGGTCCTGATCCTGGCGCCGACGCCACAGGCCGCGCCGAATAAAAAATCCGATGGCGCGGGCCTCGGCAACGTATTGAAGCACCCGGTCTTCCGAGAGACGGCCGGGCTGGTGCTGGTGCCGCACATGGTGTTCTTCGGTATCCAGGGCCTGTGGATCGGCCGCTGGCTGACCGACGTCGGCCGCTTCTCCGAACAGGGCGTGGCATGGCTGCTGTACCTCGGCATGGGCGCCGTGATCGTCGGCGCGATCGCCGTCGGCAAGGTAACCGAATGGGCGGCCCGGCGCGGTATCGATGCGATCACCGTGGCCTGCCTGGGGGTGCTGCTGTTCGTCGTCGTGCAATGGGCTTTCGTGATGGGCTGGCAGCCGGGCATGCCGGTACTGGCGGTGCTGTTCACGCTGGTGGGCACGATCACCGGCATCGAGTACACGATCGTGGCGCAGGCGATGCCGCCGGCGCTGACGGGCCGCGCATCGACGTGCCTGAACCTGTTGATCTTCACCGGGGCCTTCGCCGTGCAGGCGGGCTTCGGCCTGGTCGTCAGCCTGTGGCAGCCGGACGCCGCGCAGCACTATCCCGCGGCGGCCTACCAGGCCGCATTCTTCGTGCTGGTGCTGCTGCAGCTCCCAGGCATCGGATGGTTCGTCTGGCGGCGCCGGAGGCCGCTCGCGGCGAACACTGTAGAATCTCTCATTTGA
- a CDS encoding HDOD domain-containing protein: MTTAAAPARDLTVEDALLRSIRIPPRPSMLVDLQGELAEDDPSPRRIARIIGSDVGMSGALLKLANSPFFGAARKAKSVEQAINFLGLNQCAALLTGLLARQAIDGSDGSLNQFWDTSARRAQSLVFIARRLRLAPPDIAHTFGLFCDIGVPLLMDRFPDYADTLAVAAHDASRSFTEVEDARHSTNHAAIGCLLARNWGLSPDVSWAILHHHDYAVLDDDATDDAIRSLVAASVLAERGIARYHGNHDSLEWEKGGEPACRHLGLDAGEAEDLLEELHDTYHIDH; encoded by the coding sequence ATGACCACAGCAGCAGCCCCCGCCAGGGACCTTACCGTTGAAGACGCCCTGCTGCGTTCGATCCGCATTCCGCCGCGCCCGAGCATGCTGGTGGACCTGCAGGGCGAGCTGGCCGAGGACGATCCGTCGCCGCGCCGCATCGCGCGCATCATCGGCAGCGACGTGGGCATGTCCGGCGCGCTGCTCAAGCTGGCCAATTCGCCGTTCTTCGGCGCCGCCCGCAAGGCCAAGTCGGTCGAGCAGGCGATCAATTTCTTGGGCCTGAACCAGTGCGCGGCCCTGCTGACGGGCCTGCTCGCCCGGCAGGCCATCGACGGTAGCGACGGTTCATTGAACCAGTTCTGGGACACCAGCGCGCGGCGCGCCCAGTCGCTGGTGTTCATTGCGCGCCGGCTGCGCCTGGCGCCGCCGGATATCGCCCACACGTTCGGCCTGTTCTGCGACATCGGCGTGCCGCTGCTGATGGACCGCTTCCCGGATTACGCCGATACGCTGGCCGTTGCCGCGCATGACGCCTCGCGCAGCTTCACCGAGGTGGAAGATGCGCGCCACAGCACCAACCATGCAGCGATCGGCTGCCTGCTGGCACGCAACTGGGGGCTGTCGCCGGATGTGTCCTGGGCCATCCTGCACCATCACGACTACGCGGTGCTGGACGACGACGCCACCGACGACGCGATCCGCTCGCTGGTGGCCGCCTCGGTGCTGGCCGAACGGGGGATTGCGCGCTACCATGGCAACCACGATTCACTGGAGTGGGAAAAAGGCGGCGAACCGGCCTGCCGCCACCTCGGCCTGGATGCCGGGGAGGCTGAAGACCTGCTCGAGGAATTGCACGACACTTACCACATCGATCACTGA
- a CDS encoding fumarylacetoacetate hydrolase family protein, producing MKLVRYGRIGKEKPGLIDDEGKLRDLSGVIGDLAGANLSDKVLRKIAKIPHDTLPLVRGTPRFGVPVGQVGKFIGIGLNYADHAAESNLPVPKEPIVFMKATTSLSGADDPVMLPKGSKKTDWEVELGIVIGTRARYVSEADAEKFIAGYCVVNDVSEREYQLERGGQWDKGKGCDTFGPVGPWLVTRDEVWNVDDLDLYLELNGKRMQTGNTATMIFKVPQIVSYLSQFMTLEPGDIITTGTPPGVGMARNRFLKKGDFLRLGIAGLGEQQQDVIGFQQF from the coding sequence ATGAAACTGGTTCGTTATGGCCGCATCGGTAAAGAAAAACCTGGCCTGATCGATGACGAAGGCAAGCTGCGCGACCTGTCCGGCGTGATCGGCGATCTCGCCGGCGCCAACCTGTCGGACAAGGTGCTCAGGAAGATCGCCAAGATCCCGCACGACACGCTGCCGCTGGTGCGCGGCACGCCGCGCTTCGGCGTGCCGGTGGGGCAGGTCGGCAAGTTCATCGGCATCGGCCTCAATTACGCCGACCACGCCGCCGAGTCGAACCTGCCGGTGCCCAAGGAACCGATCGTGTTCATGAAGGCGACCACCAGCCTGTCCGGCGCGGACGATCCGGTGATGCTGCCGAAGGGTTCGAAGAAAACCGACTGGGAAGTGGAGCTGGGCATCGTCATCGGCACGCGCGCCCGCTACGTCAGCGAGGCCGACGCGGAAAAATTCATCGCCGGCTACTGCGTGGTGAACGACGTTTCCGAGCGCGAGTACCAGCTCGAGCGCGGCGGCCAGTGGGACAAGGGTAAAGGTTGCGATACCTTCGGCCCGGTGGGCCCGTGGCTCGTCACGCGCGACGAAGTATGGAATGTCGACGACCTCGACCTGTACCTGGAACTGAACGGCAAGCGCATGCAGACCGGGAACACGGCCACGATGATCTTCAAGGTGCCGCAGATCGTTTCGTACCTGTCGCAGTTCATGACGCTCGAACCGGGCGACATCATCACCACCGGTACCCCGCCCGGCGTGGGCATGGCGCGCAACCGGTTCCTGAAGAAGGGCGATTTCCTGCGCCTGGGCATCGCCGGCCTCGGCGAGCAGCAGCAGGACGTGATCGGGTTCCAGCAGTTCTGA
- a CDS encoding cache domain-containing protein: MKQVLIRSMACLLIAGASAGAFANNEPTEKDAIAMAERGAAFLKANGKEALIKKLNAKDPDFVQGELYVDMRDINTGIVVAHPINPSIVGKNLTDVPDASGKVYRREIIELAAKKGKGWVDYMYKNPVSGKIEPKTTYILRVGDVVLEAGIYKN; this comes from the coding sequence ATGAAACAAGTACTGATCCGCAGCATGGCCTGCCTGTTGATCGCCGGTGCCAGCGCCGGCGCCTTCGCCAACAACGAACCGACCGAAAAAGACGCGATCGCGATGGCCGAGCGCGGCGCCGCCTTCCTCAAGGCGAACGGCAAGGAAGCGCTGATCAAGAAACTCAACGCCAAGGATCCGGATTTCGTGCAGGGCGAACTGTATGTCGACATGCGCGACATCAATACCGGCATCGTGGTGGCGCATCCGATCAACCCGTCCATCGTCGGCAAGAACCTGACCGACGTGCCCGATGCCAGCGGCAAGGTGTATCGCCGCGAAATCATCGAGCTCGCGGCAAAGAAAGGCAAAGGCTGGGTCGACTATATGTACAAGAACCCGGTCAGCGGCAAGATCGAACCGAAGACCACGTACATCCTGCGGGTCGGCGACGTGGTGCTGGAAGCCGGCATCTATAAAAACTGA
- a CDS encoding methyl-accepting chemotaxis protein produces the protein MLNKLRIGPKLLLAPSVVLVLLVAITACAWFGMVRQNASLENLVQVRAARLKAVADIAGEAKFAHANIYQLLAWVNGSFAKSRLDELTTAIHSRHRSIEQHLVQLARVSDPEERKLVDASSHALIAYRKGVLETIEIAQMDQSIATNSMQKAERQFVLLEGDLQRLAALEKSLSETAHADAKAEFRQLGIAMAALCVLSVALSLLVSMLVRAALLRDIRSIADVVRSLASGRLTTAKPNDGRDEIAETSRVLDQSIANLNQTLRTIRGAVQSIDTASHEIAVGNLDLSSRTERQAGSLEETASAMATLTTAVRQNAENAREACKLAATASSMAEKGGAAVSQAVTTMESIRASSRKIVEITGVIDSISFQTNILALNAAVEAARAGEQGRGFAVVASEVRTLAARSASAAKEIKELIATSVSTIDDGAESVSLAGRSMGDIVSSVQQVNHIIGRISAASAEQAQGISEVNQAVGQIDDVTQQNAALVEEAAAAAESLQEQAVNLSRAVAVFELDAGVEGVDRPARAARPPAGERRATDSRMRGQLEAPPAGNARRQHRS, from the coding sequence ATGCTGAATAAATTACGTATCGGTCCCAAACTGCTGCTGGCACCCAGTGTCGTGCTGGTCCTGCTGGTGGCGATCACCGCCTGCGCCTGGTTCGGCATGGTGCGCCAGAACGCATCGCTGGAAAACCTGGTGCAGGTGCGCGCGGCGCGGCTGAAGGCCGTGGCCGACATCGCCGGCGAAGCCAAGTTCGCCCATGCCAACATCTACCAGTTGCTGGCATGGGTGAACGGCAGCTTCGCCAAGAGCCGGCTCGACGAGCTGACCACCGCGATCCACTCCCGCCACCGCAGCATCGAGCAGCACCTGGTGCAGCTGGCGCGGGTGTCGGATCCGGAAGAACGCAAGCTGGTCGACGCCTCCAGCCACGCGCTGATCGCCTACCGCAAGGGCGTGCTGGAAACGATCGAGATAGCGCAGATGGACCAGTCGATCGCCACCAATTCGATGCAGAAGGCGGAGCGCCAGTTCGTGCTGCTCGAAGGCGACCTGCAGCGGCTGGCGGCGCTGGAAAAATCGCTGTCGGAAACGGCGCATGCCGATGCCAAGGCGGAGTTCCGCCAGCTGGGCATCGCGATGGCCGCCCTGTGCGTGCTGTCGGTGGCGCTGTCGCTGCTGGTATCGATGCTGGTGCGCGCGGCGTTGCTGCGCGATATCCGCTCGATCGCCGACGTGGTGCGCAGCCTGGCATCGGGCAGGCTCACCACGGCCAAGCCGAACGACGGGCGCGACGAGATCGCCGAGACCTCGCGCGTGCTGGACCAGAGCATTGCCAACCTGAACCAGACGCTGCGCACGATCCGCGGCGCGGTGCAGTCGATCGACACGGCGTCGCATGAAATCGCGGTGGGCAACCTCGACCTGTCCAGCCGTACCGAACGCCAGGCCGGCTCGCTGGAAGAAACGGCCAGCGCGATGGCCACGCTGACGACGGCGGTTCGGCAGAACGCCGAGAATGCCCGCGAAGCCTGCAAGCTGGCCGCCACCGCCAGCTCGATGGCGGAGAAAGGCGGCGCAGCCGTCTCCCAGGCGGTGACCACGATGGAGTCGATCCGCGCCAGCTCGCGCAAGATCGTGGAAATCACCGGTGTGATCGACAGCATCTCGTTCCAGACCAACATCCTGGCACTGAACGCGGCCGTGGAAGCGGCCCGTGCCGGCGAACAGGGCCGCGGCTTCGCCGTGGTCGCCAGTGAGGTCCGCACGCTGGCGGCCCGCTCGGCCTCCGCCGCGAAGGAAATCAAGGAGCTGATCGCCACCTCGGTATCCACCATCGACGACGGTGCCGAGTCGGTCAGCCTGGCCGGCCGCAGCATGGGCGATATCGTCTCGTCGGTGCAGCAGGTGAACCACATCATCGGCCGCATCAGCGCGGCCAGCGCGGAACAGGCGCAGGGCATCTCCGAGGTGAACCAGGCGGTGGGCCAGATCGACGACGTCACGCAGCAGAACGCGGCCCTGGTCGAAGAAGCCGCCGCCGCCGCGGAAAGCCTGCAAGAACAGGCGGTAAACCTGTCGCGCGCCGTGGCCGTGTTCGAGCTCGATGCCGGCGTGGAGGGGGTGGACCGGCCGGCACGCGCGGCCAGGCCGCCTGCCGGCGAGCGCCGCGCGACCGACAGCCGGATGCGCGGCCAGCTGGAAGCGCCCCCGGCCGGCAACGCCCGCCGCCAGCATCGCAGCTGA
- a CDS encoding KamA family radical SAM protein: MTTQFAPQKFKPYTRQSIRQARQWQWLPPDQQEAVQVVSHVMPFRTNEYVLENLIDWRNVPDDPIYRLVFPHRDMLPVDEYRQLRDLVMVKQDDAAIAALVHKIRMRMNPHPAGQMTHNVPRVNDHVLKGLQHKYKETVLFFPSAGQTCHAYCTFCFRWPQFVGMEDMKFDARETTELVSYLKSHEEVTDVLITGGDPMIMNTRSLAEFIEPLLAPEMAHIQNIRIGTKSVAYWPQRFVTDKDADDLLRLFEKVVASGKNLAIMGHYNHAVELRQDIAQAAVKRIVGTGATLRMQGPLIRHINEDPHSWAELWRTGVRLGAIPYYMFVERDTGPSEYFQLPLARAHEIFQQAYQMVSGLARTVRGPSMSAFPGKVAIDGVVTINGEKLFALQFLQARNPDWVRKPFFAKYDPEATWLDHLKPAFGKEKFFFEEGDDAQPVPQARKVIPITRARDGASSNAA, translated from the coding sequence ATGACGACCCAATTCGCCCCGCAAAAATTCAAGCCCTACACCCGCCAGAGCATCCGCCAGGCCCGCCAGTGGCAATGGCTGCCGCCGGACCAGCAGGAAGCCGTGCAGGTGGTGTCCCACGTGATGCCGTTCCGCACCAACGAATACGTGCTGGAGAACCTGATCGACTGGCGCAACGTGCCGGACGATCCGATCTACCGCCTCGTGTTCCCGCACCGCGACATGCTGCCGGTGGACGAATACCGCCAGCTGCGCGACCTGGTAATGGTCAAGCAGGACGACGCCGCCATCGCCGCGCTGGTGCACAAGATCCGCATGCGCATGAATCCGCACCCGGCCGGCCAGATGACGCACAACGTGCCGCGCGTGAACGACCACGTGCTCAAGGGCCTGCAGCACAAGTACAAGGAAACGGTGCTGTTCTTCCCCAGCGCCGGCCAGACCTGCCATGCCTACTGCACGTTCTGCTTCCGCTGGCCGCAGTTCGTGGGCATGGAAGACATGAAGTTCGATGCCAGGGAAACCACCGAGCTGGTGTCATACCTGAAGTCGCACGAGGAAGTGACCGACGTGCTGATCACCGGCGGCGACCCGATGATCATGAACACGCGCTCGCTGGCGGAGTTCATCGAACCGTTGCTGGCGCCGGAAATGGCGCACATCCAGAACATCCGCATCGGCACCAAGTCCGTGGCGTATTGGCCACAGCGCTTCGTTACCGACAAGGATGCGGACGATCTGCTGCGCCTGTTCGAGAAGGTGGTCGCCAGCGGCAAGAACCTGGCGATCATGGGCCACTACAACCACGCGGTGGAACTGCGCCAGGACATCGCGCAGGCGGCCGTCAAGCGCATCGTCGGCACCGGCGCCACGCTGCGCATGCAGGGCCCGCTGATCCGCCACATCAATGAAGATCCGCACAGCTGGGCCGAACTGTGGCGCACCGGCGTGCGCCTGGGCGCGATCCCGTACTACATGTTCGTCGAGCGCGATACCGGTCCGAGCGAGTATTTCCAGCTGCCGCTGGCGCGCGCGCACGAAATCTTCCAGCAGGCTTACCAGATGGTGTCCGGCCTGGCGCGCACGGTGCGCGGCCCGTCGATGAGCGCGTTCCCCGGCAAGGTGGCGATCGACGGCGTGGTCACGATCAACGGCGAGAAGCTGTTCGCGCTGCAGTTCCTGCAGGCCCGTAATCCGGACTGGGTGCGCAAGCCGTTCTTTGCGAAATACGATCCCGAGGCAACCTGGCTCGATCACCTGAAGCCGGCCTTTGGCAAGGAAAAATTCTTCTTCGAGGAAGGCGACGACGCCCAGCCCGTACCGCAGGCGCGCAAGGTGATCCCGATCACCCGCGCACGCGACGGCGCCAGCAGCAACGCCGCCTGA
- a CDS encoding CocE/NonD family hydrolase: MSRLAPVALSLLLAFGATHAAALEVHARDIHDDAPAKEARSDLRERYTKYEFQIPMRDGVKLFTAVYVPKDTGRSYPFLMQRTPYSAGVHADDQLHYGVNYMPKQIGPSKEFEDSGYIFVKQDVRGRFMSEGKWQEMTPHVNARRAAGEGNESQDMHDTVDWLLKNVPNNNGKVGILGISYPGFYTSASIIDSHPAIKAASPQAPVTDLYMGDDAYHGGAFMLAANFDFYAAFTEEPNPTPLPKTWGDFDYGVPDGYDYFLHRLTLSNIASSLSEKQRVLFAPMIEHTAYDEFWKNRNIAPHLKNVKAAVLTVGGWYDAEDLQGPFTTYHAIGKHNPGTFNGLVVGPWVHGGWAGGDGRSLGRVQFDANTGEHFRKEIQFPFFEQYLKGVKPGKPIAEVTAFETGTNVWRQYTAWPPQGAKPRILYFGANGGLGWQKPATEADRDSGYDEYVSDPKKPVPFVGYPATGVPKEYMVSDQRFAATRPDVLVYQTAPLQEDVTIAGPVTPKLFVSTSGTDADWVVKLIDVYPNEYPGDGEERKRGKDVPPPQATMAGYQQLVRGNPLRGKFRNSFERAEPFVPGKVEAVNFHLGDVHHTFRRGHRIMVQVQSSWFPLIDLNPQTFTDIAKAGPEDFRKATQRVYHAPETPSGLQLLVLPSR; the protein is encoded by the coding sequence ATGTCCCGCCTCGCCCCCGTTGCCCTGTCCCTGCTGCTCGCGTTCGGCGCCACCCATGCCGCCGCGCTGGAGGTCCACGCGAGGGATATTCACGACGATGCACCGGCAAAGGAAGCCAGGAGCGACCTGCGCGAGCGCTACACGAAGTATGAATTCCAGATCCCGATGCGCGACGGCGTGAAGCTGTTCACGGCGGTCTACGTGCCGAAGGACACGGGCCGCAGCTACCCGTTCCTGATGCAGCGCACGCCCTACAGTGCCGGCGTCCACGCGGATGACCAGCTGCACTACGGCGTGAACTACATGCCGAAGCAGATCGGACCTTCGAAGGAATTCGAGGACAGCGGCTACATCTTCGTGAAGCAGGATGTGCGGGGCCGTTTCATGTCGGAAGGCAAGTGGCAGGAAATGACGCCGCATGTCAACGCGCGGCGCGCGGCCGGCGAAGGCAACGAGAGCCAGGACATGCACGATACCGTCGACTGGCTGCTGAAGAACGTGCCGAACAATAACGGCAAGGTCGGCATTCTCGGCATCAGCTACCCCGGCTTCTATACGTCGGCCAGCATCATCGATTCGCACCCGGCGATCAAGGCCGCGTCGCCGCAGGCGCCGGTCACCGACCTGTACATGGGCGACGATGCCTACCATGGCGGCGCCTTCATGCTGGCCGCGAACTTCGATTTCTACGCCGCGTTCACCGAAGAACCGAACCCGACGCCGCTGCCGAAAACGTGGGGCGACTTCGACTACGGCGTGCCGGACGGCTACGATTACTTCCTGCACCGGCTCACGCTGTCGAACATCGCATCGAGCCTGTCGGAAAAGCAGCGCGTGCTGTTCGCGCCGATGATCGAGCACACGGCCTACGACGAGTTCTGGAAAAACCGCAACATCGCGCCGCACCTGAAGAACGTGAAGGCGGCCGTGCTGACGGTGGGCGGCTGGTACGACGCGGAAGACCTGCAGGGCCCGTTCACCACCTATCACGCGATCGGGAAACACAATCCGGGCACGTTCAACGGTCTCGTGGTGGGCCCGTGGGTACACGGCGGCTGGGCCGGCGGCGATGGCAGGAGCCTGGGCCGCGTGCAGTTCGATGCCAATACGGGCGAGCACTTCCGCAAGGAGATCCAGTTCCCGTTCTTCGAGCAATACCTGAAAGGCGTCAAGCCGGGCAAGCCGATCGCCGAAGTGACCGCCTTTGAAACCGGCACCAACGTGTGGCGCCAGTACACCGCCTGGCCGCCGCAGGGGGCCAAACCGCGCATTTTGTACTTCGGCGCGAACGGCGGGCTGGGCTGGCAAAAACCCGCCACCGAAGCCGACCGCGACAGCGGCTACGACGAATACGTGAGCGATCCGAAAAAGCCGGTGCCGTTCGTCGGCTACCCGGCCACCGGCGTGCCGAAGGAGTACATGGTGTCCGACCAGCGCTTCGCCGCCACCCGGCCCGACGTGCTCGTCTACCAGACGGCGCCGCTGCAGGAGGATGTGACGATCGCCGGCCCGGTCACGCCGAAGCTGTTCGTCTCCACCAGCGGCACCGATGCCGACTGGGTGGTGAAGCTGATCGACGTGTACCCGAACGAATACCCCGGCGACGGCGAGGAACGCAAGCGCGGCAAGGATGTGCCGCCGCCGCAGGCCACGATGGCCGGCTACCAGCAGCTGGTGCGCGGCAATCCGCTGCGCGGCAAGTTCCGCAACAGCTTCGAGCGGGCTGAGCCGTTCGTGCCGGGCAAGGTCGAAGCCGTGAATTTCCACCTGGGCGACGTGCACCACACGTTCCGCCGCGGCCACCGCATCATGGTGCAGGTGCAAAGCTCGTGGTTCCCGCTGATCGACCTGAATCCGCAGACGTTCACCGACATCGCCAAGGCCGGGCCGGAGGATTTCAGGAAGGCGACGCAGCGCGTCTACCACGCGCCCGAAACGCCTTCCGGCCTGCAGTTGCTGGTGCTGCCGTCCCGCTGA